The following DNA comes from Occultella kanbiaonis.
GCAGCTGCGCTGCGACCTGGAACCCGGCGCCACCCTCGTGGCCGTTGTAGCCGTACACCTCGATCTGCTTCGAGACGGCCGCCGGCACCCCCGTGCCCGTGCCGTAGGCGTTGTAGGCCGCGTACACGGTCGACGGCGGGCACACCGGGTCCATCAGCGCGACCGAGTACAGGGCCGGTGCCTGCGCGCGCTTGGCGAGGTTCACGCCGTCGAAGTAGGAGAGCGTCTCCCAGACCCGGTCCACGGACAGCCGGTGGACGGCGAGGTAGTTGGTGATCTCCGCATACGGCAGGTTCGCCGTGATCTCGACGGCGCGGCGGAAGTACTGCAGGAACGGTACGTCGACCATCGCGCCGGCGACGTCCGGGACCAGGGCCGCGGCCGCCGTCGCGATGCCGCCACCCTGGCTGCCGCCGGAGACGATCACGCGGTCCGGGTCGACCCCGGGCAGCGCGCGTGCCGCGTCGACGGCGCGGGCGGCATCGGTGAACACGCGCCGGTAGTAGTACTGGGCCGGGTCCGCGATGCCGCGGGTCAGGTAGCCGGTCGCCGCCGGGTCGCTTCCGACCGGGTCCGGGGTGTCTCCGCCGTTGCCGGAGTAGCCCTGGCCACGGGTGTCCATCTTCAGGTAGGCGTACCCCGCGGAGGGCAGCAGGGACTGCTCGTGGGGCAGCCCACGCCCACCGCTGTAGCCGATGTAGTTGACGACGATCGGCAGCGCGTCGGTGACGCCCGCGGGGCGGGCGTACCAGGCCTTGATCGGGTGTCCGGCGAAACCCGGGAAGGTGACGTCGAAGACGTCCACGTGGGTGAGCCCGGAGTCCACCTCGGTGACCACGACGGGGGTGGTGTGGGTCCGGGCCTCGGCAAGGGTGCCGGACCAGAACTCGTCGAAGTCTGCCGGTTCGGCGACGTCGGGACGGTAGTCGATGAGCTGCGCGTGCGGCAGGTCGAAGAGCGGCATGCGCTTACCGTAGCGGTGCACACGGCACCGGCGGTGACGACAACGGCGCGCCACCCCACGAGGGGTGACGCGCCGGTGACGGGCTACGCCGGGCTGGACCGGATCAGTTGCTGCCGCGCAGGATCGCGAGGATCCGCAGGAACTCCAGGTACAGCCAGACCAGGGTGATCGTGATCCCGAAGGCTGCGGACCAGGCCATCTTGGCCGGGGCGCCGTTCTGGATGCCCTTGCTGATCGAGTCGAAGTCCCAGATGAGGTTCATCGCGGCCAGACCGACTGCGAACAGACCGATGATCAGGCCGAGCGGGATCCCGAAGACCTCCTGGCTGCGCAGGCCGAATCCGTCCATGCCGCCGAACACCATGAGGCCGAGGTTGACCAGGGAGAACACGAGGTACGAGGCGCCGGCGATGAGCAGGAAGCGGGTGAACTTCGGGGTGACCCGCACCTTGCCGCTCTTGAACAGCGCGAGCGTCACCGCGAACGTCACGAACGTCGCGAGGACCGCCTGGATGACGATGCCGGGCCACATGGTCTCGAAGACACCCGAGATCATGCCGAGGAAGGCGCCCTCGAACGCGGCGTAGCCGATGATCAGCGCCGGGCTCGGTTCGCGCTTGAACGCGTTCACGAGGCCGAGCACGAATCCGCCGATGAGGCCGATGAACATGACCGGCATGCGCATCTCGAGCGGAACGGCGAACCAGGCCAGGACCGCGACGCCGATGACGACCGCCAGTACCCCGCCCGTCTTCATGATCACGTCGTCGTAGGTGAGCCGACCGGTCTGCGCCGGGCCGGCGTCGGGACCGTAGTAGGACTGCTCGACGGACGCGAACTGCGGGTCGTAGCCCTGGGTCGCCGTCGCACCGTAGGGCTGTGCGTTCGGCTGGCCGTAGCCGGGCTGAGCCTGCTGCCCGTACGGGTTCACCGGCGGGTAGCTCGGCTTGCTCTTGCCGAACTCCGCGGAGTTCGTGAAGAAGGGATTTGCCATTCAATGCCTCCGAAGGTCGCGCCGCCCCGGCCACCTTCGCGGCCGGCCCGACGTGCATGGGCCGTCATGTCCCATCCTAGGGGCACGTACCCGGCGGACCGGCTAGTGATCCAAGAGATGGTTCCACACCGTAGAACGCCCGCGTGCCCGCGCGTGTTCCCGAACGCCACACCCCGATCGGCGATCTCCGCCGATCGGATGAGGCTCTCACCCGAGTGGGCGAGAGGAGATCGCGCGAAGATCCGTCTGACGCAGGTGGGCGTGGCCCGCGCGAGGTCCTAGCGTTGAGCCCAGCACCCCAAACCGTCGACCCGGAAGCGAGGCTGGCCCGATGATCGAGGCCCACGGCCTGACCAAGAAATACGGTGACAAAGTCGCCGTCAACGATATCTCCTTCACCGTCAACCCCGGTCGCGTGACCGGGTTCCTCGGGCCGAACGGCGCCGGGAAGTCCACCACCATGCGGATGATCGTCGGTCTCGACCGGCCCACCCACGGCTCGGTGACCGTCAACGGCAAGCCCTACGTCCAGCACCGGGCACCGCTGCGCGAGGTCGGGGCACTGCTCGAGGCGAAGGCCGTGCACTCCGGCCGCAGCGCGACCAATCACCTGCGCGGCCTGGCCGCGACCCACGGCATCTCCAAGGCCCGGGTGCACGAGGTCATCGACATGACCGGCCTGGCCGCCGTGGCCGGCAAGCGGGTGGGTGGCTTCTCCCTCGGGATGGGCCAGCGGCTCGGGATCGCCGCGGCGATGCTCGGCGACCCGCGCACCCTGATCCTGGACGAGCCGGTCAACGGTCTCGACCCCGAGGGCGTGAAGTGGGTGCGCACCATGGTGCGCTACCTGGCCGACGAGGGCCGGACCGTGTTCCTGTCCTCGCACCTGATGAGCGAGATGGCGATCACCGCCGACGAGCTCATCGTGATCGGACGGGGCCGGATCATCACCACCGGCGCCGTCCAGGACGTCATCGACGCCGTGACGAAGTCGAGCGTGCGGGTTCGCTCGCCGCAGGCCGAGGACCTCGTGGCCCGGTTGCAGGGCGCTGACGTGACCGTCACCTCCCTTGAGCCGTCGCTGTTGAAGGTGGACGGACTCTCGGCCGAGCAGATCGGCGAGGCAGCCGCCGCGGGCGGGTTCGTGCTGCACGAGCTCACACCGATGCGGGCCTCGCTCGAGGAGGCCTACATGACCCTGACCGCAGACGACGTGGAGTACCACTCCCACGGCGCCGGCGAGGAGACCGCACCCGCCGTCGTCGCCGAGACCGAAGGGGCGAACCGATGACCGCCGCCACCGCCACCGCGCCCGTGAGCCCAACCGACGCGAACGGCTACCACCTGAGCTTCGGGCGCGTCCTGCGCTCGGAGTGGATCAAGTTCATCAGCCTCAGGTCCACCGTTTGGGTGGCGGTCGCAACCGTCGCGGTCATGGTCGGCTTCAGCCTGCTGATGGGCTTCGGGATGACTCAGATCGTCCAGAATCCCGAGAGCATGGGAGGGGAAGCCAGTCTCGGAGGCACGGGCACCGTGATCGGCACCAGCGTCGCCACGACCGGCTACGCGTTCGGCCAGATCGTGGTCGCGGTGCTGGGCGTGCTGATCATTACCGGTGAGTACTCGACCGGGCAGATCAAGTCCACGCTCACTGCGGTACCGACCCGGCTGCCGGTCCTTGCTGCCAAGGGCGCGATCGTCGCCTTCACCTCCTTCGTGCTCGGCGCAGTCGGGGTTGCGGTCTCGGTGCTGGTCACCACACCGATGCTCTCCACGTACGACCTTCAGGTGGACCTGAGCGATTCGGCCAGCCAACTGAGCCTGCTCGGCGTGCCGCTGTACATGACGGCCATCGCGCTGTTCGCGTTCGGGGTCGGCACCCTGCTGCGGCACGCGGCCGCCGGAATCGCGAGCGTCCTGGGGATGCTGCTGCTGCTGCCGATCCTCGGCTCGATCCAGATCCAGCTGATCCAGGACATCGCCCCGTATCTGCTGGGCACGGCCGGCGCACGCATCATCGAGGGTGAGCAGCTCGGTGCGGTGCTGACCCCGTGGGCCGGCTTCGGGGTCCTCATGATCTGGGTGGTCGCCGCGCTGACGGCCGCCGCAGTGCTCCTGCGTCGGAGGGACGCCTGAGCACTCAACCAGAGGAGGCGCCGGCGGGAGATCTCCCGCCGGCGCCTCCGGCTGTGCCCGCACCCACCGGCGGGCGAGCCTCCCGTCGGATCGGCGCGGACCAGGCCGAGGTTCCGTTCTCGGAACTGCATGCCCGCCGGCTCGGACCGATCCGTCGCTACTTCGCGGGACACCCGGTGGCCATGGATCGCGTGGTCGTGGCCTGGTTCCTGGTTCCCGCCCTCGTCTCGGCGTTCTTCGTCGATTCGGACGGGATCCTCCTGGCCGTACTCGCCGTGCTCGCCGGGGTCGCCCTGTTCTGGCGGCGGCACGCCCCGCTGCGGGTCCTGGCCGCGCTGACCACCCTCTCGGTGATCGCGATCGGCGCGACCGGCTCCAGCGGCGGGTTCGAGCTCGCACTCGCGTTCGCCATCTACGCCGTCGCCACCCGCTACCCACCACGGATCGCCTGGCTCGCGCTGATCTCGGCGAACGCCGCAGTCGCCGCGGCGCTGCTGATCTGGGGGCAGCTGACCAGCATTGACCCCGAGCTCACACCGCTCGCGAACGCGCTCGCCGGCATCGTGGTGACCGCCGGGTTCACCCTGGTGGCCCTCGCGATCGGCACCAGCGTCGGCAACCGCCGCGACCACGTGCAGCGCCTGATCGATCGCGCGAACCAGCTGGCCCTCGAGCGGGATCAGCGCGAACTGCTCGCGGCGGCCACCGAACGCGCCCGGATCGCCCGGGAGATGCATGACGTCGTCGCACACAGCCTGTCCGTCATGATCGCCCTGGCCGACGGCGCCGGAGCGAGCCTGACCCGGTCCCCCGATCGCAGCGCGGAAGCCCTTCGGGAACTGTCCGGCACCGGCCGGGCCGCCCTGGCGGACATGCGGCGCATCCTCGGTGTGCTGCGGGAGGACCCGGCCGAGCGCGCGGTGCCCGGACCGACCGGCTCGACAGGGCCGGCAGGGTCGAACACCGCCGACGCCGCCGGATCCGGTGGCGACGCCGCTGCCCTGCCGATGGCCCCGCAGCCGGGCGCGCCGGCACTGAGCGACCTCGTCGCCAGGTTCCGGGCCACCGGGCTGCCGGTACACCTGACCTTCACCGGTCCCGCGCTGCCAGATGACGCCGGGCTGCAGCTGACGGTCTACCGGATCGTCCAGGAGGGGCTGACGAACGTGCTCCGGCACGCCCCGGGAGCGTCCTACATCTCGGTCACGATCGCGCGCCGCGACAACGCGGTCACCGTCAGCGTGCGCAATGATGCTGGGAGCGGGCAGACCGGGCCCGCCGGCAGCGGCAAGGGCCTGGTCGGGATGCGGGAGCGGGCCGCCGTGTACGACGGGACCATCGAGGCCGGCCCCGATGCCGGCGGTTGGCGGCTGCGCGCCGTGCTGCACTTCGAACGGAAGGAGGAGGATTCATGACGGGGATCTCGGTGCTGCTGGTCGACGACCAGTCGCTGCTGCGGATGGGGTTCCGCCTCGTCCTCGAGGCGGAGGATGACATCACCGTCGTCGGGGAGGCCTCCGACGGCGCCGCCGGG
Coding sequences within:
- a CDS encoding ABC transporter ATP-binding protein — its product is MIEAHGLTKKYGDKVAVNDISFTVNPGRVTGFLGPNGAGKSTTMRMIVGLDRPTHGSVTVNGKPYVQHRAPLREVGALLEAKAVHSGRSATNHLRGLAATHGISKARVHEVIDMTGLAAVAGKRVGGFSLGMGQRLGIAAAMLGDPRTLILDEPVNGLDPEGVKWVRTMVRYLADEGRTVFLSSHLMSEMAITADELIVIGRGRIITTGAVQDVIDAVTKSSVRVRSPQAEDLVARLQGADVTVTSLEPSLLKVDGLSAEQIGEAAAAGGFVLHELTPMRASLEEAYMTLTADDVEYHSHGAGEETAPAVVAETEGANR
- a CDS encoding acetylxylan esterase; translation: MPLFDLPHAQLIDYRPDVAEPADFDEFWSGTLAEARTHTTPVVVTEVDSGLTHVDVFDVTFPGFAGHPIKAWYARPAGVTDALPIVVNYIGYSGGRGLPHEQSLLPSAGYAYLKMDTRGQGYSGNGGDTPDPVGSDPAATGYLTRGIADPAQYYYRRVFTDAARAVDAARALPGVDPDRVIVSGGSQGGGIATAAAALVPDVAGAMVDVPFLQYFRRAVEITANLPYAEITNYLAVHRLSVDRVWETLSYFDGVNLAKRAQAPALYSVALMDPVCPPSTVYAAYNAYGTGTGVPAAVSKQIEVYGYNGHEGGAGFQVAAQLRWLADLLG
- a CDS encoding ABC transporter permease — encoded protein: MTAATATAPVSPTDANGYHLSFGRVLRSEWIKFISLRSTVWVAVATVAVMVGFSLLMGFGMTQIVQNPESMGGEASLGGTGTVIGTSVATTGYAFGQIVVAVLGVLIITGEYSTGQIKSTLTAVPTRLPVLAAKGAIVAFTSFVLGAVGVAVSVLVTTPMLSTYDLQVDLSDSASQLSLLGVPLYMTAIALFAFGVGTLLRHAAAGIASVLGMLLLLPILGSIQIQLIQDIAPYLLGTAGARIIEGEQLGAVLTPWAGFGVLMIWVVAALTAAAVLLRRRDA
- a CDS encoding Bax inhibitor-1/YccA family protein, which encodes MANPFFTNSAEFGKSKPSYPPVNPYGQQAQPGYGQPNAQPYGATATQGYDPQFASVEQSYYGPDAGPAQTGRLTYDDVIMKTGGVLAVVIGVAVLAWFAVPLEMRMPVMFIGLIGGFVLGLVNAFKREPSPALIIGYAAFEGAFLGMISGVFETMWPGIVIQAVLATFVTFAVTLALFKSGKVRVTPKFTRFLLIAGASYLVFSLVNLGLMVFGGMDGFGLRSQEVFGIPLGLIIGLFAVGLAAMNLIWDFDSISKGIQNGAPAKMAWSAAFGITITLVWLYLEFLRILAILRGSN
- a CDS encoding sensor histidine kinase yields the protein MPAPTGGRASRRIGADQAEVPFSELHARRLGPIRRYFAGHPVAMDRVVVAWFLVPALVSAFFVDSDGILLAVLAVLAGVALFWRRHAPLRVLAALTTLSVIAIGATGSSGGFELALAFAIYAVATRYPPRIAWLALISANAAVAAALLIWGQLTSIDPELTPLANALAGIVVTAGFTLVALAIGTSVGNRRDHVQRLIDRANQLALERDQRELLAAATERARIAREMHDVVAHSLSVMIALADGAGASLTRSPDRSAEALRELSGTGRAALADMRRILGVLREDPAERAVPGPTGSTGPAGSNTADAAGSGGDAAALPMAPQPGAPALSDLVARFRATGLPVHLTFTGPALPDDAGLQLTVYRIVQEGLTNVLRHAPGASYISVTIARRDNAVTVSVRNDAGSGQTGPAGSGKGLVGMRERAAVYDGTIEAGPDAGGWRLRAVLHFERKEEDS